The sequence below is a genomic window from Rhodanobacteraceae bacterium.
GCCCGATGCCGATCTACGAATACACTGCCGCCGACCCGCAACACTGCTGTCCGCATTGCCAGACGAGCTTCGAGGTGTTCGCGCGTATCAGCGATGCCGACCTTGCCCAGTGCCCGCAGTGTGGGTCGCCGGTCAAGCGCCTGATTTCTGCCGCGTCGGTGATCAGCGGCACGGCGCACCTGCACCAGGAGTCGCACTTCTCCAAGCGCGGCTTCACCCAGTACAAGAAGGCCGGCGGCGGCGTCTACGAGAAGACCGCCGGGGATGGC
It includes:
- a CDS encoding zinc ribbon domain-containing protein; amino-acid sequence: MPIYEYTAADPQHCCPHCQTSFEVFARISDADLAQCPQCGSPVKRLISAASVISGTAHLHQESHFSKRGFTQYKKAGGGVYEKTAGDGPQFISGND